The Oenanthe melanoleuca isolate GR-GAL-2019-014 unplaced genomic scaffold, OMel1.0 S367, whole genome shotgun sequence genome window below encodes:
- the LOC130266950 gene encoding olfactory receptor 14J1-like, with protein sequence MFFFLLNLALTDLGYICTTVPKAMHNSLWDTRNISYEGCAAQVFFFFFFMSAEYFLLTIMCYDRYVSICKPLHYGTLLGSRACAHMAAAAWASGFLYSLLHTANTFSLPLCQGNALGQFFCEIPQILILSCSDSNLRELGLLAVSTCLAFGCFVFIVFSYVQIFRAVLRIPSEQGQHKAFSTCLPHLAVVSLFISTGTFSYLKPSSISSPSLDLALSVLYSVVPPALNPLIYSLRNQELKAALWRLMNERFQKH encoded by the coding sequence atgttcttcttcctgctcaacctggccctcactgacctgggctacatctgcaccactgtgcccaaagccatgcacaattccctctgggacaccaggaacatctcctatgaaggatgtgctgcacaagttttcttcttctttttctttatgtcTGCAGAGTATTTtctcctgaccatcatgtgctacgaccgctacgtgtccatctgcaaacccctgcactacgggaccctcctgggcagcagagcttgtgcccacatggcagcagctgcctgggccagtggctttctctattcactgctgcacacagccaatacattttccctgcctctgtgccagggcaatgccctgggccagttcttctgtgaaatccctcAAATCCTTATACTGTCCTGCTCAGACTCCAACCTCAGGGAACTTGGGCTTCTTGCTGTTAGTACCTGTTTAGCATTTggctgttttgtgttcattgttttctcctatgtgcagatcttcagggctgtgctgaggatcccctctgagcagggacagcacaaagccttttccacttgcctccctcacctggctgtggtctctcTGTTCATCAGCACTGGCACATTTTCATACCTGAAgccctcctccatctcctccccatccctggatctggctctgtcagttctgtactcagtggtgcctccagccctgaaccccctcatctacagcctgaggaaccaggagctcaaggctGCCCTGTGGAGACTGATGAATGAAAGATTTCAGAAACATTAA